In Acidobacteriota bacterium, one genomic interval encodes:
- the nadD gene encoding nicotinate-nucleotide adenylyltransferase, with product MKGRIGLFGGSFDPVHRGHLDPILDARRRLGLERVIFLPTARPPHKPKRRFAPALMRYAMVELALLDEPDLWVSDHELLGEGPTYTVDTVAHFADRWPGAELVLLIGSDSFAELPTWRRWRELIERIRLAVLVRPGWEPEALRGELPAELRRLMDRQRIDFVADRPRPISSTDLRDRLATGDELPDGWIPEQVLRFIEKYKLYR from the coding sequence TTGAAGGGGCGCATCGGCCTCTTCGGAGGCAGCTTCGACCCGGTCCATCGCGGCCACCTCGATCCGATTCTCGATGCCCGCCGCCGCCTCGGCCTGGAGCGCGTGATCTTTCTGCCGACGGCGCGACCGCCGCACAAGCCGAAGCGGCGCTTTGCACCGGCGCTGATGCGCTACGCGATGGTCGAACTGGCTTTGCTCGACGAGCCGGACCTATGGGTGTCAGACCACGAACTCCTGGGCGAGGGGCCAACCTACACGGTGGATACGGTGGCTCATTTCGCCGACCGCTGGCCGGGGGCGGAGCTGGTGCTGTTGATCGGCAGCGACTCGTTCGCCGAATTGCCCACCTGGAGGCGCTGGCGGGAACTGATCGAACGCATTCGCCTGGCCGTGCTGGTGCGTCCCGGCTGGGAGCCGGAAGCCCTGCGGGGTGAATTGCCGGCGGAATTGCGGCGGTTGATGGACCGTCAGCGGATCGACTTCGTGGCGGACCGGCCGCGACCGATTTCTTCGACCGACCTGCGGGATCGGCTGGCCACCGGCGATGAGTTGCCGGACGGCTGGATCCCTGAGCAGGTGCTACGATTCATTGAGAAATACAAGCTCTACCGATGA
- the rsfS gene encoding ribosome silencing factor, with translation MKTASPSESPSESNAQTGRSGKPEVPDVSARVALAVAAAEDRQAADLRVLDLSEVSGFTDYFMLCSGTNERQVQAIAEAVEGALRSHGVRALHVEGLRASAWVLLDFGSLVVNVFLDESRRYYGLENLWNDAPEVTADFTQAGTAAADGDFPNGD, from the coding sequence ATGAAAACAGCCAGCCCATCCGAATCCCCGTCCGAATCCAACGCCCAGACCGGCCGGTCCGGCAAGCCAGAGGTTCCCGACGTCAGCGCTCGCGTTGCCCTCGCCGTCGCGGCGGCGGAAGACCGCCAGGCGGCCGATCTGCGGGTGCTCGACCTGTCCGAGGTGAGCGGTTTCACGGACTACTTCATGCTCTGTAGTGGCACCAACGAACGCCAGGTGCAAGCCATCGCAGAAGCGGTGGAAGGGGCTCTGCGGTCGCACGGAGTTCGCGCTCTCCACGTCGAGGGCCTGCGCGCCAGCGCCTGGGTTTTGCTCGACTTCGGGTCGCTGGTGGTCAACGTCTTCCTCGACGAGAGCCGGCGCTACTACGGCCTCGAGAATCTCTGGAACGACGCTCCGGAGGTCACCGCGGACTTCACCCAAGCCGGCACCGCGGCCGCCGACGGCGATTTCCCCAACGGAGATTGA